CAGTCCAAATGGCTCGACAACAGCCTCCAAGGTCGACTTTTTATCCTTTCCCTGACTGATTCGTTATTCATTTTCGTTTCAATGATTGTGTTCTGTTTGCTTGGATGGAAATAAgagaaggggaaaaaaaacaaacGAAATGAAACCATCCATTTCTCTTGATTTCTTGCGAGGAAATAATTAAGAGGACGAGAATTCAATTCATTTCGTGTTTCTGCCTAAGTCGCATGGAAATAGGCGAAAACggaatattttatttcttttcttttagaagAATATTTCATTTCTTCTCTATGTTCTTCCCGTCAGGAAAGTTGATATACATGTATGCTTGCCTTTATCAAACGGCTCTGAATTTTCTTTTGATCTTTCTCCACGGGAAGAACCAGAGAATACATGCATAAAGGTCTCACTAAGGTTTTAAACTTTGTCTTTTTCGGGATTTGTCGATGGAAGAGTTAAAAATAAAGACTCTTtaggacaaaaaaaaaaagactttgaTTTTGTTGGCGATGAATATTGGTTTGGTAAAACTTTGATTATTTGAGGAGGAAACAAACTTTGATTAATTGAAGTGCTGTGAGAGCATCCATCACGGAGGCCATTGATGTTTTCTTTTGTGCTCTGTAGGTAAACCAAATCTTGATTTACCGGTCTTCATATTTGATTTTTCTCACCAATAACATTGCTGCAGATATGGATAATGTAGTTAAAGCAATGCTCAAGCTCATTGACGCAGATGctgattcctttgctaagagaGCAGAATTGTACTTCAAAAGAAGACCAGAGTTGATAAATTTTGTGGAAGATGCGCACCGGGCATTCAGGGCATTGGCTGAACGATACGACCATATATCAGGAGAATTACACAAGGCCAACCACACCATAGTGACTGCTTGCCCCGATCaagttcagtatgccatgctagAGGAGTATGATGATAGTCTTCCTAAAGCAATTATCCCAATTGATCCAAGTAAAATTAACAAGGCACTAGTGGAGGGATTAATAAACAAAAAAAGAGAGAGTGAATCATCCATGAATAAACAACATAAAAAGAGTGTGCCAAAGATAAGTTTAGAAGCGGCCCAAGGAGAGATAAGTAGGCTTCAGAAAGAGATATTAGTTCTACAGACTGAAAAAGAATTCATCAAGAATTCTTATGAAAGTGGGATAGCCAAGCACTGGGAGATTGAAAAGCAAATAATAGAGATGCAAGAAAAAGTTTGTGGCTTGCAAGATGAGTTTAGTACCACCACAGTCATTGAGGACCATGAGGCACTTTCTTTGATGACAGCTACAGCTCTTAAGTCTTGTGAGGATTCCATGGTTAACTTGCAGGAACTAAGAAAGAAATCCCATGAACAAGCAAAAGTAGAATCTGAAAGAATTAAGGTTGCTTACGGAAAGCTGAAGTCTCTCCAAGGTGAGAATTGCCAATCAAATGTGGAAGATACAGACATTTGTGGCAAAGACACACATATGAGTTTGGCTGCTGTAAATATTGAGGAAGATGCTCTAAGCAAGGCAAGGCTTGATTTACAGTCCATAGGTGAAAAAATTAAGATATATTTTGAGATGAGTCCTGAAAGTTCTGTGAATGAAATTGCAGAGAAGATTGATGAACTTGTAAATAAGGTTAGCACGCTGGATATGACAGTGTCATCACAATCTGTGCAAATCAATCGTTTGGCTTCTGAAAACAATGAGCTTGAAAAATCCCTTCACAAATTGGAAGAGGAGAAAACATCTCTGATCAATGACTCAAATGCATTGTCTAAAAAGCTGAAGGAAGCTGAAGAGGAGTTAAACAGAGTTCGAGCAATTGAGAAAATTGTTCATAGTGGAGAAACCAGTTTCAGCCAAAAATTTACTGAAACCTGTTGTAGTCTCAGCAATATTTCAGAGAAGCTGCAGAATTTTAAACCTCTGGAAAATGGTTGCACGACAGATACATCCGTAGAGGAAGAATCTTCCACATGTCACATTGAAACAGGTAAACTCCATCAAGTCAAAGTGATAACTGAAATCAATGATATCAAGGTAGATTTGGAAGAGGAAATTAATGCAACTCAAGGACTTGAACGTTGTAAGGAAGATGCATCACATAATAGGGCTAGTTCTCATCTCAAGGATGCTTCAGAAAAGATTGAGGACCCAAAGGGAACAAAGGACCTGGAGGAGAAAGGTTCGTCACAAATTTATTCTAGCATTCATCTAACTAAAACTTTACAAATCCTTCTGGATGATCACACTCGGAGCCTAGAGCAAGCAATTTCTAGTGGTTTAGAAGGTGAAAAAGAGGGTACACATGCCGAGTACACATCGGTTTTGCAAAATTATGAAATAGAGAAGAGAAGTGATGAAGATAATGAAGAAACAATGGCTTTGATATCAGAACTGAAGAATACCATCATAACGAAAGATTATGAGATCCAAAGGCTGAGACAACTTCTATCCTCTATGAAGACAAGTTCTAATGTCACTATAGATTCTTGGCATGGTCAACAAAAGGCTGAAAGCACATCCATTGAATCTTTAGTTGTCACGAAGAACTATGAACCACAAGATTCTACGATAACTGAAGATCGAAACCTATCATGTACTAAAACGGAGTCACTTGCCGAGTGTATGGAAAAAGAAAATTCCTTTACACAAATCACTTATGCAAATAACATGAACGAGTCAGATTGGGTTTCACCTATTGCAGAAAAGCTCAGGAGAGATATTGACACTTTGGTCGAGGGAAATTTAGAATTTTGGCTTAGATTCAGTTCATCGTTCCATCACATACAGGACTTCAAATCCAAATATAATGATCTACAAGCTGAGATCAATGATCTCAATAAAAAGAAGACATCAGGAGTGGAGGCTAGTCCCGAATCAAAACTGGTAATCTCAAAGCTAAGGGAATTAAAAACTGAAGTCCTTGTTTGGTTGGAACATAGTGCACTTTTAAGAGGGGAGCTGCAAAGTAGGATCTCAGGTCTTTCTGAATTGCAAAAAGAGATATCCAGTGCCATCAACACAAAACCTGAATCTGAAGAAGTTTTCTTCACTCCGTATGAGGCTGCAACGTTGTATGGTGAGGTTATGAACATGAAACGGGAGTTTACTAAGGCTGAATTTGAGCTACAATTAGGGAGAGAGCAAGTTAGGAAGCTTCAAGCTGAAATTGATGGTCAATTAACTAAGTTGTGTGGGAAGTTCGAATCATTTCCATCAGGCACCCTTCATGCTCACTTGGATAATTCTCCAAGAGCTACAATACCCTTGCGTGTTTTTCTTTTTGGTGGTGCGAAGCCTAAAAAGCCATCCTTCTTTCAACGCATACAGCCAGTGTTCCAGAAACAAAACAGTAAGGATAGAACTGAACGTCGGTGAGTTGCAAACTTATGTTAAGTTTTTAGATAACCAAAATTGATTTTCGTCTATCTTTTGCTTAAACTAGTGGAATTATCTTTGGCAGGTCTAAACACAATCTGCAGGCTGACAAGTAGCTCATTGCTAGTTGGATGATAAACACATTCTGCAGCTTAACAAGAAGTTCATTTGTAGTTGGATGATAATAACTACTACTATTACGATGAGGGCACGTCTAAACATCTTCTGCATCCTGACAAATAGCCTTCTGCTTGGATGGTATCTATGGTTTGTCTCAGTTGCATCTTATTCCTACATTGGAACAACTTCCGTTAGCAAGTTTGATTGGCTGGCTTTGGATTTATTCTTCTTGGTGAAAGAAGTTGagttttgagtttcatgtttTAGACACCAATTAGGCACCCCCAAAATTACCTCATCTGCTTTATTATTTAATGCCTGGATTCTTTTGCCTGCttgtaaattatattaaaaaaaaaactcaagaaGTTATTCCTTCTCCCCATGTCTTTACCAAGAACTTTGTACTGAATATAACTAATATTGTATTTAATACTGCAATTTGAACTCATgttgcttgatttttttttctttcctttgattaaCTCCAGCAAAAAAAATCACTTGTGTGAAAGTAAATCTTTTGCAACTCGACTCCATACTTCTGATTCCTTTCACTGAACGAAACACAAGAACTTGGCCTAAACAATTAAATACTCTTCTTCTACTTTGCAGAAATATAATCGTATTGTCCAATGTAACCTTACTATGCTTATTCCTTGCATGAGTTTGACGAAGAAGTCAAAGTTTTTTTAGTTGGAAGAAGAATTGTAGCTGACAACTCTTAACCCTTCATGGCTTCACCCTTGACTGATTACGAATTTTAAAGAACATATATAATAAGTTGCTAATTCTAATATAAACAGAAACACAACAGACGGCACTAAAGTCTTAAACTCTTGATAGCCAACTACGGCCATCGATTCGTGCCCCATATGAATATTCATATTGTCAAAAATTGAAGATTTTCCATGCATCCTTTGACTTCGCTCCGGATAGGTCGAGGGAATCTCTCGTTTATATCTGATGGGTATATTTGTTAGTTTTTTACCGTCTGAATTCTAGAACATAAAACACTCGTATATAGAaaatatacaaatatatatatatatatatatatatatatatatatatatatatataaaatatgaaaaaatttaatttaatcaattaaatataatataaaaaaataaatacataaacctGATAATAAAGAATTTAATTGAAGAGTTATATCTTTATCTTTTAGCGTTATCTAGAAGATCCTAAGGAAGAAGAAGCGAAAGTAAACGAGAGGGATTTCCAAGGGGCATAGGGGATGATGACGTTGAAAAATTTCTTACTAATGGGGAACAAGAAACTAAGTTAAGATGATGTCTTAAACCCTTGGGGacctcccctttatatagga
This genomic stretch from Zingiber officinale cultivar Zhangliang chromosome 7A, Zo_v1.1, whole genome shotgun sequence harbors:
- the LOC122000808 gene encoding protein NETWORKED 2A-like; its protein translation is MLQRAASNSYSWWWASHIRTKQSKWLDNSLQDMDNVVKAMLKLIDADADSFAKRAELYFKRRPELINFVEDAHRAFRALAERYDHISGELHKANHTIVTACPDQVQYAMLEEYDDSLPKAIIPIDPSKINKALVEGLINKKRESESSMNKQHKKSVPKISLEAAQGEISRLQKEILVLQTEKEFIKNSYESGIAKHWEIEKQIIEMQEKVCGLQDEFSTTTVIEDHEALSLMTATALKSCEDSMVNLQELRKKSHEQAKVESERIKVAYGKLKSLQGENCQSNVEDTDICGKDTHMSLAAVNIEEDALSKARLDLQSIGEKIKIYFEMSPESSVNEIAEKIDELVNKVSTLDMTVSSQSVQINRLASENNELEKSLHKLEEEKTSLINDSNALSKKLKEAEEELNRVRAIEKIVHSGETSFSQKFTETCCSLSNISEKLQNFKPLENGCTTDTSVEEESSTCHIETGKLHQVKVITEINDIKVDLEEEINATQGLERCKEDASHNRASSHLKDASEKIEDPKGTKDLEEKGSSQIYSSIHLTKTLQILLDDHTRSLEQAISSGLEGEKEGTHAEYTSVLQNYEIEKRSDEDNEETMALISELKNTIITKDYEIQRLRQLLSSMKTSSNVTIDSWHGQQKAESTSIESLVVTKNYEPQDSTITEDRNLSCTKTESLAECMEKENSFTQITYANNMNESDWVSPIAEKLRRDIDTLVEGNLEFWLRFSSSFHHIQDFKSKYNDLQAEINDLNKKKTSGVEASPESKLVISKLRELKTEVLVWLEHSALLRGELQSRISGLSELQKEISSAINTKPESEEVFFTPYEAATLYGEVMNMKREFTKAEFELQLGREQVRKLQAEIDGQLTKLCGKFESFPSGTLHAHLDNSPRATIPLRVFLFGGAKPKKPSFFQRIQPVFQKQNSKDRTERRSKHNLQADK